The Novosphingobium terrae genome segment CTTATAGGCGCCCACGGCCTTGGTGATGCGAAATCGTTCGGCCAGCATGTGAATCAGCGCGGCATCGATGTTGTCGATGCTGTTGCGGAAACCGGCGAGCACCGGGTCGGACGTGGCGGAGAGATCGGACATGCTCTGCCCGCTAGCACGGCCTGCCTGTAAATTCCAAGATATGATGCAGCGATGCCCATATTGTTGCGCCGCTGTTGGAGGAGATCCGCTGCGCCATCCACGGTATTCGCCTCATTCGACCTTCGGCCAGCCCGATAGGACTTGCCATTGCGCCTTCAGGCGAGCAATGGCTCACCGGTGATGACTGCCCAGATTATCCCCCTCCGTGGCCAGAAGGGCGATGCGCCCGCCAAGCCCTCGCTCGACCCCATCCTGGCGCTGACCGCGCCGGGCATGAACGCCGTGAACGCGGTGATTCTCGACCGGATGCAGAGCGAGATCCCGCTGATCCCCGCGCTGGCCGGGCATCTGATCTCCGGCGGGGGCAAGCGCATGCGCCCCATGCTGACGATCGCCTGCGCCGAGCTGATCGGCTATCAGGGCAACCGCCACCACAAGCTGGCCGCCGCCGTGGAGTTCATCCACACCGCCACGCTGCTGCATGACGATGTGGTGGATGGTTCGGACCTGCGCCGCGGCAAGGAAACCGCCAACATCGTCTTCGGCAATCCCGCCACGGTGCTGGTGGGCGATTTCCTCTTCTCGCGCGCGTTCGAGCTGATGGTGGAAGACGGCAGCCTCAAGGTGCTGAAGATCCTCGCCGGCGCCAGCGCGATCATCGCCGAGGGCGAGGTCGACCAGCTGACCGCCCAGCGCCAGATCGAGACCAGCGAGGAGCGCTATCTCTCGATCATCGGCGCCAAGACCGCCGCGCTGTTCTGCGCCGCCTGCCGCATCGCCGCCGTCGTGGCCGAGCGCGGTGAGGCCGAGGAGCGTGCTCTGGACGATTACGGTCGTAATCTGGGCATCGCCTTCCAGCTGGCCGATGATGCCATCGACTACGATTCGGATGCTCACGAGATGGGCAAGGCCAAGGGCGACGATTTCCGCGACGGCAAGATGACCCTGCCCGTCATCCTCGCCTATGCGCGCGGCAATGATGAGGAGCGCCAGTTCTGGCGTGACGCCATCGCGGGCTTCTGCACCAGCGATGAGGATCTGGCCCACGCCGTGAAGCTGATCGCGAAGTACGATACGGTTTCGGCGACGCGTGAGCGTGCGCGCCATTTCGCCCAGCGCGCGATTGACGCGATTGCCGGTTTCCCCGCCAGCGAGGCGCGCGCCGCGATGGGCGAGGCGGCTTTGTTCGCGGTTTCCCGCAGGTATTAAGGAAGTTAGGTGCGAGGGGGTTACCCCCTCGCGCTCCCATAACGTCTTCCGGCGATAGGGCAGTGGCGCCGAAATCGAGTGCCTGGCCTCTCCACCTGCGCAGCCATACGGCGCCGCAGGCTTTCAAACCCCGATCCAGCGCTGAATCTCGTTCCGTGCCTGCGGCGCCGCGACGTTGCTCTTTGGCGGAACCCATGGCGCAACGTGGACATTAAAGGGAGCGCGAGGGCGATGACCCTCGCATCTTCCCTTCCTTCTTAAATTCCCCCAAAGCGCGCAGCGTGACCAACCTGCCCATCCACGCCGTCCTCCCGGACCTGCTCGCGGCTTTGCGCGCCCATCCTAACGCCGTTCTCATTGCGCCACCCGGCGCGGGCAAGACCACCAGCGTGGCGCCGGCCTTGCTCGATCAGCCGTGGTGCACGGGCAAGGTGATTTTGCTCAGCCCCCGCCGCGTCGCTGCGCGCGCCGCTGCCGAGCGCATGGCGGAAGTCATGGGCGAAAAGGCGGGGCAGACCGTCGGCTATCTCACCCGCATGGACAGCAAGCAGAGCGCCGCCACGCGCATCCTGATCGTCACCGAGGCGATTTTCGTTTCCACGATCCTGTCCGACCCCGAACTCACCGGCATCTCCGCCGTGCTGTTCGACGAGGCGCATGAGCGGCACCTCGATTCCGATCTGGGGCTGGCGCTGGCTGTCGAGTGCCAGCAGGTGTTGCGCGAGGATCTGCGCATCGTGCCGATGTCCGCCACCATCGATGGCGAACGTTTCGCCAGCCTGCTGGGCGCCGATGTTCCGGTGATCGAGAGCGAGGGCAAGGCCTATCCGCTCGAACACCGCTGGCTGGGCGCGATGCCCGACAAGCGCACCGATGAAGCCATGGCCTCCGCCATCCTGACCGCATGGCGCGAGACGCAAGGCGACCTGCTGGCCTTCCTGCCCGGCGTGGGCGAGATCGAGCGCACCCGCGACCGCCTCACCGAACGCCTGCGCGATGTGCCGATCCTGCCGCTGCATGGCCAGTGCGAACCCGCCGCCCAGCGCGCTGCGATCCGCCGCGATCCCGAAGGCCGCCGCCGCATCGTGTTGGCGACCAGCATCGCGGAAACCTCGCTGACCCTTGATGGCGTGAGCGTGGTGGTGGACAGCGGCCTCTCGCGCCGCCCGGAGTTCGACAAGGCGGCGGGTGTGACGCGGCTGATCACCACGCGCGCTTCGCATGCTTCTGCGGCGCAGCGGGCGGGGCGTGCCGCGCGTCAGGGGCCGGGTGTGGCCTATCGCCTGTGGGAAGAGGCGGCGCATGCGGGGCGGGCAGCCTATGATCCGCCGGAAATCCTCACCAGCGATTTGGCTCCCTTGGCGCTGTCATTGGCGCAATGGGGGGCGGGCGATGCCTCCGCCATGGCGTGGATCGATCCGCCGCCTGCCGCCGCCATGGGCGCGGCGCGGGCCAAGCTGACCTCGCTGAATGCTTTGGATGCCGAGGGCCGGATCACCGATCACGGTCGCGCCATGGCCGCTTTGCCGATGGGGCCGGAGCAGGCGCATATGCTGCTCTACGCCGCCGTGCATGGGGCCAGTGAGGAGGCCGCTCAAGTGGCGCTCCTTCTGCAGGAACGCGCTCTGGGCGGGCGGGGCGAGGATCTGGCCGCTCGCGCTGACCGTTGGCGCCATGATCGGGGCGCCAAGGCCGATGCGGCGCGGCAGATGGCGCGCAATTGGGCCAAACGGGCACGTTCTCTGGTGAAACAGCAAACCGACGATGCCCCGCCGCCCGGCGTGCTGCTGGCCGAGGGCTTCCCCGACAATCTGGCCAAGCGCCGCGATGCCAAGGGCGAGGAATGGATCGCCGCCGGGGGCAGGGGGCTGATTCTCGATCCGCTTAGCCCCTTAGCCCGCGCGGAATATCTGGCTGTGGGCGAAGCGCAGGGGCAGGCCAAGGGTGCGCGTATTACCGGCGCCATCGCCCTGACCGAGACCGAGGTGTTGCAGCATTTGCGCCACCGTATCGAGCGCCGTCCGACTCTGCGCTGGGTGGCGGATGAACGCCGGGTCGAGGCTTTGCTGGAGCAGCGGCTGGGGGCGATCACTTTTGCGCGGGGCAGCGATCCGTCGCCTGATCCCAAGGCGATTGCGGCGTTTCTCTGCGCGCGCATTCGGGCCGATGGGCTGGATTCGCTGCCTTTGGGCAAGGCCAGCCAGTCGCTGCTGCGCCGTGCGCGCTATGCCGGGATTGAGGCTCTGTCCGATGAAAGCCTGCTGGCTGATCTGGAGGAATGGGCCGCGCCGCATCTGGTTCGCCGTCTGGAGAATGTG includes the following:
- a CDS encoding polyprenyl synthetase family protein → MTAQIIPLRGQKGDAPAKPSLDPILALTAPGMNAVNAVILDRMQSEIPLIPALAGHLISGGGKRMRPMLTIACAELIGYQGNRHHKLAAAVEFIHTATLLHDDVVDGSDLRRGKETANIVFGNPATVLVGDFLFSRAFELMVEDGSLKVLKILAGASAIIAEGEVDQLTAQRQIETSEERYLSIIGAKTAALFCAACRIAAVVAERGEAEERALDDYGRNLGIAFQLADDAIDYDSDAHEMGKAKGDDFRDGKMTLPVILAYARGNDEERQFWRDAIAGFCTSDEDLAHAVKLIAKYDTVSATRERARHFAQRAIDAIAGFPASEARAAMGEAALFAVSRRY
- the hrpB gene encoding ATP-dependent helicase HrpB; translation: MTNLPIHAVLPDLLAALRAHPNAVLIAPPGAGKTTSVAPALLDQPWCTGKVILLSPRRVAARAAAERMAEVMGEKAGQTVGYLTRMDSKQSAATRILIVTEAIFVSTILSDPELTGISAVLFDEAHERHLDSDLGLALAVECQQVLREDLRIVPMSATIDGERFASLLGADVPVIESEGKAYPLEHRWLGAMPDKRTDEAMASAILTAWRETQGDLLAFLPGVGEIERTRDRLTERLRDVPILPLHGQCEPAAQRAAIRRDPEGRRRIVLATSIAETSLTLDGVSVVVDSGLSRRPEFDKAAGVTRLITTRASHASAAQRAGRAARQGPGVAYRLWEEAAHAGRAAYDPPEILTSDLAPLALSLAQWGAGDASAMAWIDPPPAAAMGAARAKLTSLNALDAEGRITDHGRAMAALPMGPEQAHMLLYAAVHGASEEAAQVALLLQERALGGRGEDLAARADRWRHDRGAKADAARQMARNWAKRARSLVKQQTDDAPPPGVLLAEGFPDNLAKRRDAKGEEWIAAGGRGLILDPLSPLARAEYLAVGEAQGQAKGARITGAIALTETEVLQHLRHRIERRPTLRWVADERRVEALLEQRLGAITFARGSDPSPDPKAIAAFLCARIRADGLDSLPLGKASQSLLRRARYAGIEALSDESLLADLEEWAAPHLVRRLENVNTGALHQALLDRLGWDGKQALDKLAPQEFRSPAGTSHAIDYDDPGGPSIEIRVQALFGLDRHPGFGQPSQPLLLKLTSPGGKPIQTTRDLPGFWRGSWRDVVKDMKGRYPKHRWPEAPWDEDPSLKTKNAFEAQRRP